From one Diprion similis isolate iyDipSimi1 chromosome 7, iyDipSimi1.1, whole genome shotgun sequence genomic stretch:
- the LOC124408218 gene encoding DNA polymerase epsilon catalytic subunit 1 isoform X2, translating to MVREIISKDIESFEYTPKPEFEGFFTIYNEPNEEAVIRKFFAHINDVKPHIFVTYNGDFFDWPFVETRAAIHNIDMKKKIGFSKNKDGVYTCRPAMHMDCLCWVKRDSYLPVGSQNLKAVAKAKLRYDPVELDPEEMCRMACEQPHVLANYSVSDAVATYYLYLKYVHPFIFALCTIIPMEPDEVLRKGSGTLCESLLMVEAFHANIIFPNKQETQLNKLTADGHVLDQETYVGGHVEALESGVFRADIPCRFKMVPEAFNKLIDGVERALKHSIEEEEKIPLEKVTNFDEVAEKIKVKLRALRDQPLRMENPVIYHLDVGAMYPNIILTNRLQPSAMVDETVCAACDYNKLNAVCQRNMTWMWRGEHTPASLSEFQRIQQQLEIEKFPPQFPGGPQRAFHQLSKEDQAMYEKKRLTEYCRKAYKKTKITRMEERTQTVCQKENSFYVDTVRAFRDRRYEYKALTKVSKQQVSAAVAKGDAGEIKSAKNREILYDSLQLAHKCILNSFYGYVMRKGSRWYSMEMGGIVCYTGAHIIKKAREIIEQVGRPLELDTDGIWCVLPASFPDNEIITTTDQKKSKITISYPNAVLNFMVKDEFTNHAYHDLVDSENLVYEVRSENSIFFEVDGPYLAMVLPASKEEGKKLKKRYAVFNFDGSLAELKGFEVKRRGELQLIKIFQSSVFESFLKGDTLEKCYASVAKIADHWLEVLYTKGANMPDTELFDLISENRSMSRKLEDYGAQKSTSISTAKRLAEFLGDQMVKDAGLACKFIISKKPEGAPVTERAIPLAIFQSDPNVKRHYLRKWLKDPSIQNADIRDVLDWTYYIERLGSTIQKIITIPAAMQGVANPVPRVKHPDWLHKKMLEKDDVLKQRRINEMFVIQPKKDATPDSDNDSDSNDEQEVRDIEDIAGGSGVFKKPVAMVNKRKRAASQEEHENDLNRSWKEVLGPPPSLGNTIEEKQAWIEYQKKKWAYQANQRNDRRKSKRSKVTEETSPLASSAGVVRNANTSTMGGFLRRAQRALFDTPWQIIEIAETTEPGLFRLWALVGQELQQLRLIVPRIFYVNSRKVRPDPAVEELWRKCSRILPRSRIVYNLYQYSVPESNYKKHGPELMADLSSPDIEGIYETQMPLQFRAILQLGCICVVDRSAAAAIKTGTDTFHLNQLQFKSIATQPYLEQKQVLKHIFLYHHWSAVGQKAMWGLFLAPTKRAYIFVLDSVRTNQMPNMNTLYVSERNNMLNSDIQKYVKNLPDEIQFNVRVETDLKQVQRLVQSALQAYKNEKKGPTLLAIQSPMDISVLSRQMPVLTEFPMVNTHIQDMENLYSTLDWQRVGAKAMIRHYLKSDQILDLMTQQCRYFHAPIGNLPADPTIFGADLFYARHLQKHNFVLWCSPTERPDLGGSENDDNRLLTDFEESSSCAANNAGTYSSTCVELDVESLAVNTLLQCHRVNDIEGTSTFVAFDNMPQASLQEIVSGGAGIAAIPSYDETALCSAAFKVLKTMVNSWLRDISEYRNVFADYQVIHFYRWLRSPSALLYDPALRRTLHNLMKKLFIQLVAEFRRLGSIIIFANFNKIILCSKKRLISDALGYVDFVVKSIKNKELFHSIEITYQQCWEYLIWLDLPNHAGVKGKIPDELRGNQYVPDTDPDEEDDDDGPEIIMNWNLIEYLPEEAACQASFNAIIAGYISAVYQYMSESESSDATPRRRKGKNSSLSQTLTAPLGLGALENTAEFAKKLISGEMSHKLFQIVQKIHKKLPEKVLTLEENPYLDFGDAESKKINPALELVKSICKVLSLDKEVEEEVHTLQRNLLRLIGVGNFSDSAEWSDPCISFTLPEVICKACYHTRDIDLCKDNDRAFENNRHVWKCPLCETSYDNAEIEFSLIDTLNRKCMGYILQDLQCTKCNQIKRENMNEYCSCAGKYRTLIPKRELVRFAKTAKSIAIKFGMPILAETVQNTHLITS from the exons ATGGTCAG AGAAATTATATCGAAAGATATAGAGAGCTTTGAATACACTCCGAAGCCAGAATTTGAAGgattttttaccatttatAACGAACCAAATGAAGAAGCTGTTATCAGAAAGTTTTTTGCTCATATCAACGATGTCAAACCTCATATTTTTGTCACATACAACGGAGACTTTTTCGATTGGCCTTTTGTTGAGACCAGAGCAGCCATACATAATAtagacatgaaaaaaaaaattggtttctCTAAAAATAAAGACGGAGTTTACACTTGTCGTCCAGCTATGCATATGGATTGTTTGTG CTGGGTAAAGAGAGACTCGTACCTTCCTGTGGGATCGCAAAACTTGAAAGCTGTAGCTAAGGCAAAGTTGAGATATGATCCGGTTGAGTTAGACCCTGAAGAAATGTGTAGAATGGCATGTGAGCAGCCGCATGTTCTTGCCAATTATTCGGTGTCAGATGCTGTCGCCACTTACTACCTTTATTTGAAATACGTGCATCCCTTTATTTTCGCATTGTGTACTATTATTCCAATGGAACCAGATGAg GTCCTGAGGAAAGGATCTGGAACACTTTGCGAATCGCTCCTTATGGTTGAAGCATTTCAcgcaaatattatatttccgAATAAGCAAGAAACACAGTTAAATAAACTAACAGCAGACGGACATGTCTTGGATCAAGAAACCTATGTAGGAGGTCACGTTGAAGCTCTTGAATCTGGTGTATTTAGAGCTGACATTCCGTGTCGATTTAAAATGGTCCCAGAAGCGTTTAACAAACTGATCGATGGTGTGGAAAGAGCTCTGAAACATTctatagaagaagaagaaaaaatacccCTAGAGAAAGTTACGAATTTTGACGAAGTTGCTGAGAAGATTAAAGTCAAACTGAGAGCGCTCAGGGATCAGCCTCTCAGGATGGAGAATCCGGTGATCTATCACTTGGATGTTGGAGCCATGTATCCAAACATTATTTTGACCAATCGTCTACAGCCATCGGCGATGGTCGATGAAACTGTTTGTGCTGCCtgtgattataataaattgaatgcAGTCTGTCAACGAAATATGACATGGATGTGGAGAGGAGAACACA CGCCAGCGAGTCTGAGCGAGTTTCAAAGAATTCAGCAACaattggaaatagaaaaatttccacCGCAATTCCCTGGTGGACCTCAGAGGGCGTTTCATCAACTTTCTAAAGAAGATCAGGCAATGTACGAGAAGAAACGACTGACTGAATATTGCCGAAAGGCTTACAAGAAAACTAAAATAACGAGGATGGAAGAAAGGACGCAAACAGTGTGTCAGAAAGAGAACTCTTTCTACGTGGATACAGTCAGGGCGTTCAGAGATAGACGATACGAATATAAGGCTCTGACGAAAGTTTCAAAGCAACAAGTCTCCGCTGCTGTAGCTAAGGGTGATGCTGGTGAAATTAAGTCCGCTAAGAACCGGGAAATTCTGTACGACTCTTTACAGCTTGCTCATAAATGTATATTGAATTCTTTCTATGGATATGTTATGCGAAAAGG ATCTCGATGGTACAGTATGGAAATGGGTGGCATTGTATGTTATACTGGGGCTCATATTATTAAGAAAGCTAGAGAGATAATTGAACAAGTTGGACGCCCCTTGGAACTCGACACTGATGGCATTTGGTGCGTTTTACCTGCTTCTTTTCCTGACAATGAAATCATCAcaacaacggatcaaaagaaatcaaaaatcacaaTATCATACCCAAATGCAGTGCTCAATTTCATGGTCAAG GATGAATTCACGAATCATGCTTATCACGATTTGGTTGACTCAGAGAATTTGGTTTATGAGGTCCGAAGTGAAAACTCGATATTCTTTGAAGTTGATGGTCCTTACTTAGCAATGGTTTTGCCAGCttcaaaagaagaaggaaaaaagctCAAGAAACGCTATGCTGTGTTTAACTTTGACGGTTCACTTGCTGAATTGAAAGGTTTTGAAGTGAAACGACGAGGAGAGCTTCAGCTGATCAAGATATTTCAGTCCTCTGTATTCGAATCGTTTCTAAAAGGTGACACCTTGGAGAAGTGTTATGCTTCGGTGGCCAAAATTGCTGATCACTGGCTTGAAGTTCTTTATACCAAG GGTGCGAATATGCCTGATACAGAGTTGTTTGATCTAATTTCGGAAAATAGATCTATGTCGCGTAAACTAGAAGATTACGGTGCTCAGAAATCAACTTCAATCTCGACTGCTAAGAGATTGGCTGAATTCTTAGGTGATCAGATGGTCAAGGATGCAGGTCTTGCCTGCAAATTCATCATATCAAAAAAACCTGAAGGTGCACCTGTTACAGAAAG AGCCATTCCATTAGCCATTTTCCAATCTGATCCTAACGTTAAGAGGCATTATTTGCGAAAGTGGCTTAAGGATCCATCGATTCAAAATGCAGACATAAGAGATGTGTTGGACTGGACTTACTACATTGAAAGATTGGGCAGTACGATCCAAAAGATCATCACAATACCTGCAGCAATGCAAGGG GTTGCAAATCCCGTTCCGAGAGTAAAGCATCCTGACTGGCTGCACAAGAAGATGCTGGAAAAGGATGACGTTCTTAAACAGAGACGAATCAATGAAATGTTTGTTATACAACCAAAGAAGGACGCTACTCCTGATTCTGACAATGATTCAGATAGTAACGATGAACAAGAAGTCAGAGATATAGAAGATATAGCAGGTGGTTCAGGTGTTTTCAAAAAGCCAGTGGCGATGGTGAACAAGCGAAAAAGAGCTGCTTCGCAAGAAGAACATGAAAATGATCTAAATAGGAGCTGGAAAGAAGTCCTTGGCCCTCCTCCTTCATTGGGAAACACAATAGAAGAAAAGCAGGCCTGGATTGAGTatcagaaaaagaaatggGCTTATCAAGCAAACCAGAGGAACGATCGTCGGAAGTCAAAGAGGAGTAAAGTAACGGAGGAAACCTCTCCGCTAGCAAGTTCCGCCGGTGTGGTAAGAAATGCTAATACTAGTACAATGGGCGGATTTCTACGTCGAGCGCAAAGGGCATTGTTCGATACTCCCTGGCAGATAATTGAAATAGCAGAAACTACTGAACCTGGTTTGTTCAGGTTGTGGGCGTTAGTGGGTCAAGAGTTACAACAGCTACGGTTGATAGTGCCTCGCATATTTTATGTAAACTCTCGCAAAGTTAGACCGGATCCGGCTGTGGAAGAACTATGGAGAAAGTGTTCAAGGATACTACCTCGTTCTCGAATTGTGTACAATTTGTATCAGTACTCTGTACCGGAAAGTAACTATAAGAAACACGGTCCAGAACTTATGGCAGATTTATCAAGTCCCGACATAGAAGGAATTTATGAAACTCAAATGCCGTTACAGTTCCGAGCTATATTGCAACTAGGATGCATTTGTGTCGTCGATCGGTCAGCGGCAGCTGCCATTAAGACTGGAACGGATACTTTTCATCTTAATCAACTGCAGTTCAAAAGTATTGCCACCCAACCGTATCTTGAGCAAAAGCAAGTACTGaaacatatatttttgtatcacCACTGGTCTGCTGTCGGTCAGAAAGCAATGTGGGGTCTTTTTCTAGCTCCGACTAAAAGGGCTTACATCTTTGTTCTCGACTCCGTTAGGACAAATCAAATGCCAAATATGAACACGTTATATGTCTCTGAAAGAAATAACATGCTGAACAGCGATATACAGAAATATGTCAAGAATTTGCCCGACGAGATCCAGTTCAATGTCAGGGTCGAAACGGACTTGAAACAGGTTCAGCGTTTGGTACAAAGTGCGCTCCAGGCCTataaaaacgagaagaaaGGGCCTACATTACTCGCGATTCAATCACCAATGGATATTTCCGTATTGTCACGGCAAATGCCGGTCTTGACTGAATTTCCAATGGTTAATACGCACATACAAGATATGGAAAATTTGTACAGCACTTTGGACTGGCAAAGAGTAGGCGCGAAAGCTATGATTCGCCACTATCTGAAGTCCGACCAAATCCTCGACCTCATGACTCAACAGTGCCGCTACTTTCACGCTCCGATTGGTAATCTACCGGCGGATCCAACTATATTTGGTGCAGACTTATTTTATGCCAGACACTTGCAGAAACACAATTTCGTTTTATGGTGTTCACCCACAGAAAGGCCCGATTTAGGCGGCAGCGAAAACGACGATAATAGGTTGTTGACTGATTTTGAAGAGAGCTCGAGTTGCGCGGCTAACAATGCAGGCACTTATTCCAGCACCTGCGTTGAGTTGGATGTTGAAAGCTTGGCAGTAAATACACTGCTCCAATGTCATCGTGTCAACGATATAGAAGGAACCAGTACGTTTGTCGCCTTTGACAATATGCCTCAAGCTTCCCTGCAGGAAATAGTCTCCGGAGGAGCTGGAATAGCGGCTATTCCAAGTTACGACGAGACCGCTCTCTGCAGTGCAGCATTTAAGGTTCTTAAAACAATGGTAAATTCGTGGTTGCGAGACATATCAGAGTACCGAAACGTGTTTGCCGATTATCAGGTGATTCACTTCTACCGATGGCTCAGGTCACCTAGTGCGTTACTATACGATCCAGCGCTGCGTAGGACCCTTCAtaacttgatgaaaaaattgtttattcaacTGGTCGCGGAGTTCAGAAGACTAGGCTCAATCATCATATTTGCTAACTTTAACAAAATCATTCTGTGCTCAAAGAAGCGGCTGATATCAGATGCGCTTGGGTACGTTGATTTCGTTGTAAAATCCATTAAGAATAAGGAGCTGTTTCACAGCATCGAAATAACTTACCAACAGTGTTGGGAGTACCTGATTTGGCTAGATTTACCGAATCACGCTGGCGTGAAGGGGAAGATTCCGGACGAGTTGAGGGGTAACCAGTATGTTCCTGACACAGATCCGGATGAAGAGGATGATGATGACGGCCCAGAGATAATAATGAATTGGAATCTCATTGAGTATTTACCGGAGGAGGCGGCATGCCAGGCAAGCTTCAATGCGATCATAGCTGGATACATTAGTGCAGTTTATCAGTACATGAGTGAAAGCGAATCGTCAGATGCGACGCCAAGACGTAGGAAAGGTAAAAACAGCAGTCTCAGTCAGACGTTGACTGCACCACTTGGACTTGGAGCTCTTGAGAACACAGCAGAGTTTGCCAAGAAATTAATATCTGGTGAAATGTCGCacaaattgtttcaaatagTGCAAAAGATTCACAAGAAACTGCCGGAGAAAGTTTTAACGCTCGAGGAGAATCCTTACCTTGATTTTGGCGATGCcgaatcaaagaaaattaatccAGCTCTTGAACTGGTCAAATCTATATGCAAGGTTCTATCCTTGGACAAAGAAGTCGAAGAAGAAGTGCATACTTTGCAAAGAAACTTATTGCGCTTAATAGGAGTCGGGAATTTCAGCGACAGCGCGGAATGGAGCGATCCATGTATCTCCTTCACTTTGCCCGAGGTGATATGCAAAGCTTGCTATCACACTCGCGATATTGATTTATGCAAGGATAACGATCGCGCGTTCGAGAATAATAGGCACGTGTGGAAATGTCCGCTCTGCGAAACCAGCTATGATAATGCAGAGATTGAATTTTCACTCATAGATACGCTGAACAGAAAGTGTATGGGATATATACTGCAAGACTTACAATGCACGAAATGTAAccaaataaaaagagaaaacatgAATGAATATTGCTCTTGTGCTGGGAAGTACAGAACTCTCATTCCGAAACGTGAGCTTGTAAGATTCGCGAAGACGGCCAAATCAATAGCTATTAAATTTGGAATGCCTATTCTCGCAGAGACTGTTCAAAACACTCATCTAATAACAAGTTGA